A genomic stretch from Oreochromis niloticus isolate F11D_XX linkage group LG11, O_niloticus_UMD_NMBU, whole genome shotgun sequence includes:
- the LOC100699110 gene encoding uncharacterized protein LOC100699110 isoform X2, translated as MLTTVGIFVLLCILGKLTGNLGENVARRGQVAQSSMYGNAKPENAIDGNRASNYYQESCAHTNNDLNPWWRLDLLKTHKINTVTITNRQDCCPERISGAEIHIGNSLNDNGNVNPRCAVISSIAAGASQTFACNGMEGRYINIVIPGRREYLTVCEVEVDGTLSETNVARRGQVAQSSMYGNAKPENAIDGNRASNFNQGSCACTNNNLNPWWRLDLLKTHKINTVTITNRQDCCPERINGAEIRIGNSLNDNGNANPRCAVISSIAAGASQTFACNGMEGRYINIVIPGRTEYLTLCEVEVDGTLSETNVARLGQVAQSSMYGNAKPENAIDGNRASNFNQGSCACTNNNLNPWWRLDLLKTHKINTVTITNRQDCCPERINGAEIRIGNSLNDNGNANPRCAVISSIAAGASQTFACNGMEGRYINIVIPGRTEYLTLCEVEVDGTLSETNVARLGQVAQSSMYGNAKPENAIDGNRASNFNQGSCACTNNNLNPWWRLDLLKTHKINTVTITNRQDCCPERINGAEIRIGNSLNDNGNANPRCAVISSIAAGASQTFACNGMEGRYINIVIPGRTEYLTLCEVEVDGTLSETNVARLGQVAQSSMYGNAKPENAIDGNRASNFNQGSCACTNNNLNPWWRLDLLKTHKINTVTITNRQDCCPERINGAEIRIGNSLNDNGNANPRCAVISSIAAGASQTFACNGMEGRYINIVIPGRTEYLTLCEVEVDGTLSETNVARLGQVAQSSMYGNAKPENAIDGNRASNFNQGSCACTNNNLNPWWRLDLLKTHKINTVTITNRQDCCPERINGAEIRIGNSLNDNGNANARCAVISSIAAGASQTFACNGMEGRYINIVIPGRTEYLTLCEVEVDGTLSETNVARLGQVAQSSMYGNAKPENAIDGNRASNFNQGSCACTNNNLNPWWRLDLLKTHKINTVTITNRQDCCPERINGAEIRIGNSLNDNGNANARCAVISSIAAGASQTFACNGMEGRYINIVIPGRTEYLTLCEVEVDGTLSETNVARLGQVAQSSMYGNAKPENAIDGNRASNFNQGSCACTNNNLNPWWRLDLLKTHKINTVTITNRQDCCPERINGAEIRIGNSLNDNGNANPRCAVISSIAAGASQTFACNGMEGRYINIVIPGRTEYLTLCEVEVDGTLSETNVARLGQVAQSSMYGNAKPENAIDGNRASNFNQGSCACTNNNLNPWWRLDLLKTHKINTVTITNRQDCCPERINGAEIRIGNSLNDNGNANPRCAVISSIAAGASQTFACNGMEGRYINIVIPGRTEYLTLCEVEVDGTLSETNVARLGQVAQSSMYGNAKPENAIDGNRASNFNQGSCACTNNNLNPWWRLDLLKTHKIDTVTITNRQDCCPERINGAEIRIGNSLNDNGNANPRCAVISSIAAGASQTFACNGMEGRYINIVIPGRTEYLTLCEVEVDGTQLDSYKESECSWV; from the exons ATGTTGACTACGGTTGGAATATTTGTCTTGTTGTGTATTCTAGGAAAGCTGACTGGAAATTTGG GTGAAAATGTTGCCAGACGTGGACAAGTGGCTCAGTCTTCAATGTATGGGAATGCCAAACCCGAAAATGCCATTGATGGGAATCGTGCAAGCAACTACTATCAGGAATCTTGTGCCCATACAAACAATGACTTGAATCCATGGTGGAGACTTGACCTTTTGAAGACACATAAAATCAATACTGTGACTATCACCAACAGACAAGACTGTTGCCCTGAGAGGATCAGTGGAGCTGAGATCCACATTGGAAATTCACTTAATGACAATGGCAATGTGAATCCCAG ATGTGCTGTAATCTCATCTATCGCTGCTGGGGCATCACAAACCTTTGCATGTAATGGAATGGAAGGTCGCTACATAAACATTGTTATTCCTGGGAGAAGAGAATACCTGACAGTTTGTGAGGTGGAAGTTGATGGTACACTTTCAG AGACTAATGTTGCCAGACGTGGACAAGTGGCTCAGTCTTCAATGTATGGGAATGCCAAACCTGAAAATGCCATTGATGGGAATCGTGCAAGCAACTTCAACCAGGGATCCTGTGCCTGTACAAACAACAACTTGAATCCATGGTGGAGACTTGACCTTTTGAAGACACATAAAATCAACACTGTGACTATCACCAACAGACAAGACTGTTGCCCTGAGAGGATCAATGGAGCTGAGATCCGCATTGGAAATTCACTTAATGACAATGGCAATGCGAATCCCAG ATGTGCTGTAATCTCGTCCATCGCTGCTGGGGCATCACAAACCTTTGCATGTAATGGAATGGAAGGTCGCTACATAAACATCGTTATTCCTGGGAGAACAGAATACCTGACACTTTGTGAGGTGGAAGTTGATGGTACACTTTCAG AGACTAATGTTGCCAGACTTGGACAAGTGGCTCAGTCTTCAATGTATGGGAATGCCAAACCTGAAAATGCCATTGATGGGAATCGTGCAAGCAACTTCAACCAGGGATCCTGTGCCTGTACAAACAACAACTTGAATCCATGGTGGAGACTTGACCTTTTGAAGACACATAAAATCAACACTGTGACTATCACCAACAGACAAGACTGTTGCCCTGAGAGGATCAATGGAGCTGAGATCCGCATTGGAAATTCACTTAATGACAATGGCAATGCGAATCCCAG ATGTGCTGTAATCTCGTCCATCGCTGCTGGGGCATCACAAACCTTTGCATGTAATGGAATGGAAGGTCGCTACATAAACATCGTTATTCCTGGGAGAACAGAATACCTGACACTTTGTGAGGTGGAAGTTGATGGTACACTTTCAG AGACTAATGTTGCCAGACTTGGACAAGTGGCTCAGTCTTCAATGTATGGGAATGCCAAACCTGAAAATGCCATTGATGGGAATCGTGCAAGCAACTTCAACCAGGGATCCTGTGCCTGTACAAACAACAACTTGAATCCATGGTGGAGACTTGACCTTTTGAAGACACATAAAATCAACACTGTGACTATCACCAACAGACAAGACTGTTGCCCTGAGAGGATCAATGGAGCTGAGATCCGCATTGGAAATTCACTTAATGACAATGGCAATGCGAATCCCAG ATGTGCTGTAATCTCGTCCATCGCTGCTGGGGCATCACAAACCTTTGCATGTAATGGAATGGAAGGTCGCTACATAAACATCGTTATTCCTGGGAGAACAGAATACCTGACACTTTGTGAGGTGGAAGTTGATGGTACACTTTCAG AGACTAATGTTGCCAGACTTGGACAAGTGGCTCAGTCTTCAATGTATGGGAATGCCAAACCTGAAAATGCCATTGATGGGAATCGTGCAAGCAACTTCAACCAGGGATCCTGTGCCTGTACAAACAACAACTTGAATCCATGGTGGAGACTTGACCTTTTGAAGACACATAAAATCAACACTGTGACTATCACCAACAGACAAGACTGTTGCCCTGAGAGGATCAATGGAGCTGAGATCCGCATTGGAAATTCACTTAATGACAATGGCAATGCGAATCCCAG ATGTGCTGTAATCTCGTCCATCGCTGCTGGGGCATCACAAACCTTTGCATGTAATGGAATGGAAGGTCGCTACATAAACATCGTTATTCCTGGGAGAACAGAATACCTGACACTTTGTGAGGTGGAAGTTGATGGTACACTTTCAG AGACTAATGTTGCCAGACTTGGACAAGTGGCTCAGTCTTCAATGTATGGGAATGCCAAACCTGAAAATGCCATTGATGGGAATCGTGCAAGCAACTTCAACCAGGGATCCTGTGCCTGTACAAACAACAACTTGAATCCATGGTGGAGACTTGACCTTTTGAAGACACATAAAATCAACACTGTGACTATCACCAACAGACAAGACTGTTGCCCTGAGAGGATCAATGGAGCTGAGATCCGCATTGGAAATTCACTTAATGACAATGGCAATGCGAATGCCAG ATGTGCTGTAATCTCGTCCATCGCTGCTGGGGCATCACAAACCTTTGCATGTAATGGAATGGAAGGTCGCTACATAAACATCGTTATTCCTGGGAGAACAGAATACCTGACACTTTGTGAGGTGGAAGTTGATGGTACACTTTCAG AGACTAATGTTGCCAGACTTGGACAAGTGGCTCAGTCTTCAATGTATGGGAATGCCAAACCTGAAAATGCCATTGATGGGAATCGTGCAAGCAACTTCAACCAGGGATCCTGTGCCTGTACAAACAACAACTTGAATCCATGGTGGAGACTTGACCTTTTGAAGACACATAAAATCAACACTGTGACTATCACCAACAGACAAGACTGTTGCCCTGAGAGGATCAATGGAGCTGAGATCCGCATTGGAAATTCACTTAATGACAATGGCAATGCGAATGCCAG ATGTGCTGTAATCTCGTCCATCGCTGCTGGGGCATCACAAACCTTTGCATGTAATGGAATGGAAGGTCGCTACATAAACATCGTTATTCCTGGGAGAACAGAATACCTGACACTTTGTGAGGTGGAAGTTGATGGTACACTTTCAG AGACTAATGTTGCCAGACTTGGACAAGTGGCTCAGTCTTCAATGTATGGGAATGCCAAACCTGAAAATGCCATTGATGGGAATCGTGCAAGCAACTTCAACCAGGGATCCTGTGCCTGTACAAACAACAACTTGAATCCATGGTGGAGACTTGACCTTTTGAAGACACATAAAATCAACACTGTGACTATCACCAACAGACAAGACTGTTGCCCTGAGAGGATCAATGGAGCTGAGATCCGCATTGGAAATTCACTTAATGACAATGGCAATGCGAATCCCAG ATGTGCTGTAATCTCGTCCATCGCTGCTGGGGCATCACAAACCTTTGCATGTAATGGAATGGAAGGTCGCTACATAAACATCGTTATTCCTGGGAGAACAGAATACCTGACACTTTGTGAGGTGGAAGTTGATGGTACACTTTCAG AGACTAATGTTGCCAGACTTGGACAAGTGGCTCAGTCTTCAATGTATGGGAATGCCAAACCTGAAAATGCCATTGATGGGAATCGTGCAAGCAACTTCAACCAGGGATCCTGTGCCTGTACAAACAACAACTTGAATCCATGGTGGAGACTTGACCTTTTGAAGACACATAAAATCAACACTGTGACTATCACCAACAGACAAGACTGTTGCCCTGAGAGGATCAATGGAGCTGAGATCCGCATTGGAAATTCACTTAATGACAATGGCAATGCGAATCCCAG ATGTGCTGTAATCTCGTCCATCGCTGCTGGGGCATCACAAACCTTTGCATGTAATGGAATGGAAGGTCGCTACATAAACATCGTTATTCCTGGGAGAACAGAATACCTGACACTTTGTGAGGTGGAAGTTGATGGTACACTTTCAG AGACTAATGTTGCCAGACTTGGACAAGTGGCTCAGTCTTCAATGTATGGGAATGCCAAACCTGAAAATGCCATTGATGGGAATCGTGCAAGCAACTTCAACCAGGGATCCTGTGCCTGTACAAACAACAACTTGAATCCATGGTGGAGACTTGACCTTTTGAAGACACATAAAATCGACACTGTGACTATCACCAACAGACAAGACTGTTGCCCTGAGAGGATCAATGGAGCTGAGATCCGCATTGGAAATTCACTTAATGACAATGGCAATGCGAATCCCAG ATGTGCTGTAATCTCGTCCATCGCTGCTGGGGCATCACAAACCTTTGCATGTAATGGAATGGAAGGTCGCTACATAAACATCGTTATTCCTGGGAGAACAGAATACCTGACACTTTGTGAGGTGGAAGTTGATGGTACTCAACTCGATTCTTACAAAGAATCTGAGTGTAGCTGGGTctaa
- the LOC100699110 gene encoding uncharacterized protein LOC100699110 isoform X1, whose amino-acid sequence MLTTVGIFVLLCILGKLTGNLGENVARRGQVAQSSMYGNAKPENAIDGNRASNYYQESCAHTNNDLNPWWRLDLLKTHKINTVTITNRQDCCPERISGAEIHIGNSLNDNGNVNPRCAVISSIAAGASQTFACNGMEGRYINIVIPGRREYLTVCEVEVDGTLSETNVARRGQVAQSSMYGNAKPENAIDGNRASNFNQGSCACTNNNLNPWWRLDLLKTHKINTVTITNRQDCCPERINGAEIRIGNSLNDNGNANPRCAVISSIAAGASQTFACNGMEGRYINIVIPGRTEYLTLCEVEVDGTLSETNVARLGQVAQSSMYGNAKPENAIDGNRASNFNQGSCACTNNNLNPWWRLDLLKTHKINTVTITNRQDCCPERINGAEIRIGNSLNDNGNANPRCAVISSIAAGASQTFACNGMEGRYINIVIPGRTEYLTLCEVEVDGTLSETNVARLGQVAQSSMYGNAKPENAIDGNRASNFNQGSCACTNNNLNPWWRLDLLKTHKINTVTITNRQDCCPERINGAEIRIGNSLNDNGNANPRCAVISSIAAGASQTFACNGMEGRYINIVIPGRTEYLTLCEVEVDGTLSETNVARLGQVAQSSMYGNAKPENAIDGNRASNFNQGSCACTNNNLNPWWRLDLLKTHKINTVTITNRQDCCPERINGAEIRIGNSLNDNGNANPRCAVISSIAAGASQTFACNGMEGRYINIVIPGRTEYLTLCEVEVDGTLSETNVARLGQVAQSSMYGNAKPENAIDGNRASNFNQGSCACTNNNLNPWWRLDLLKTHKINTVTITNRQDCCPERINGAEIRIGNSLNDNGNANARCAVISSIAAGASQTFACNGMEGRYINIVIPGRTEYLTLCEVEVDGTLSETNVARLGQVAQSSMYGNAKPENAIDGNRASNFNQGSCACTNNNLNPWWRLDLLKTHKINTVTITNRQDCCPERINGAEIRIGNSLNDNGNANARCAVISSIAAGASQTFACNGMEGRYINIVIPGRTEYLTLCEVEVDGTLSETNVARLGQVAQSSMYGNAKPENAIDGNRASNFNQGSCACTNNNLNPWWRLDLLKTHKINTVTITNRQDCCPERINGAEIRIGNSLNDNGNANPRCAVISSIAAGASQTFACNGMEGRYINIVIPGRTEYLTLCEVEVDGTLSETNVARRGQVAQSSMYGNAKPENAIDGNRASNYYQESCAHTNNDLNPWWRLDLLKTHKINTVTITNRQDCCPERINGAEIRIGNSLNDNGNANARCAVISSIAAGASQTFACNGMEGRYINIVIPGRKEYLTLCEVEVDGTLSETNVARLGQVAQSSMYGNAKPENAIDGNRASNFNQGSCACTNNNLNPWWRLDLLKTHKINTVTITNRQDCCPERINGAEIRIGNSLNDNGNANPRCAVISSIAAGASQTFACNGMEGRYINIVIPGRTEYLTLCEVEVDGTLSETNVARLGQVAQSSMYGNAKPENAIDGNRASNFNQGSCACTNNNLNPWWRLDLLKTHKIDTVTITNRQDCCPERINGAEIRIGNSLNDNGNANPRCAVISSIAAGASQTFACNGMEGRYINIVIPGRTEYLTLCEVEVDGTQLDSYKESECSWV is encoded by the exons ATGTTGACTACGGTTGGAATATTTGTCTTGTTGTGTATTCTAGGAAAGCTGACTGGAAATTTGG GTGAAAATGTTGCCAGACGTGGACAAGTGGCTCAGTCTTCAATGTATGGGAATGCCAAACCCGAAAATGCCATTGATGGGAATCGTGCAAGCAACTACTATCAGGAATCTTGTGCCCATACAAACAATGACTTGAATCCATGGTGGAGACTTGACCTTTTGAAGACACATAAAATCAATACTGTGACTATCACCAACAGACAAGACTGTTGCCCTGAGAGGATCAGTGGAGCTGAGATCCACATTGGAAATTCACTTAATGACAATGGCAATGTGAATCCCAG ATGTGCTGTAATCTCATCTATCGCTGCTGGGGCATCACAAACCTTTGCATGTAATGGAATGGAAGGTCGCTACATAAACATTGTTATTCCTGGGAGAAGAGAATACCTGACAGTTTGTGAGGTGGAAGTTGATGGTACACTTTCAG AGACTAATGTTGCCAGACGTGGACAAGTGGCTCAGTCTTCAATGTATGGGAATGCCAAACCTGAAAATGCCATTGATGGGAATCGTGCAAGCAACTTCAACCAGGGATCCTGTGCCTGTACAAACAACAACTTGAATCCATGGTGGAGACTTGACCTTTTGAAGACACATAAAATCAACACTGTGACTATCACCAACAGACAAGACTGTTGCCCTGAGAGGATCAATGGAGCTGAGATCCGCATTGGAAATTCACTTAATGACAATGGCAATGCGAATCCCAG ATGTGCTGTAATCTCGTCCATCGCTGCTGGGGCATCACAAACCTTTGCATGTAATGGAATGGAAGGTCGCTACATAAACATCGTTATTCCTGGGAGAACAGAATACCTGACACTTTGTGAGGTGGAAGTTGATGGTACACTTTCAG AGACTAATGTTGCCAGACTTGGACAAGTGGCTCAGTCTTCAATGTATGGGAATGCCAAACCTGAAAATGCCATTGATGGGAATCGTGCAAGCAACTTCAACCAGGGATCCTGTGCCTGTACAAACAACAACTTGAATCCATGGTGGAGACTTGACCTTTTGAAGACACATAAAATCAACACTGTGACTATCACCAACAGACAAGACTGTTGCCCTGAGAGGATCAATGGAGCTGAGATCCGCATTGGAAATTCACTTAATGACAATGGCAATGCGAATCCCAG ATGTGCTGTAATCTCGTCCATCGCTGCTGGGGCATCACAAACCTTTGCATGTAATGGAATGGAAGGTCGCTACATAAACATCGTTATTCCTGGGAGAACAGAATACCTGACACTTTGTGAGGTGGAAGTTGATGGTACACTTTCAG AGACTAATGTTGCCAGACTTGGACAAGTGGCTCAGTCTTCAATGTATGGGAATGCCAAACCTGAAAATGCCATTGATGGGAATCGTGCAAGCAACTTCAACCAGGGATCCTGTGCCTGTACAAACAACAACTTGAATCCATGGTGGAGACTTGACCTTTTGAAGACACATAAAATCAACACTGTGACTATCACCAACAGACAAGACTGTTGCCCTGAGAGGATCAATGGAGCTGAGATCCGCATTGGAAATTCACTTAATGACAATGGCAATGCGAATCCCAG ATGTGCTGTAATCTCGTCCATCGCTGCTGGGGCATCACAAACCTTTGCATGTAATGGAATGGAAGGTCGCTACATAAACATCGTTATTCCTGGGAGAACAGAATACCTGACACTTTGTGAGGTGGAAGTTGATGGTACACTTTCAG AGACTAATGTTGCCAGACTTGGACAAGTGGCTCAGTCTTCAATGTATGGGAATGCCAAACCTGAAAATGCCATTGATGGGAATCGTGCAAGCAACTTCAACCAGGGATCCTGTGCCTGTACAAACAACAACTTGAATCCATGGTGGAGACTTGACCTTTTGAAGACACATAAAATCAACACTGTGACTATCACCAACAGACAAGACTGTTGCCCTGAGAGGATCAATGGAGCTGAGATCCGCATTGGAAATTCACTTAATGACAATGGCAATGCGAATCCCAG ATGTGCTGTAATCTCGTCCATCGCTGCTGGGGCATCACAAACCTTTGCATGTAATGGAATGGAAGGTCGCTACATAAACATCGTTATTCCTGGGAGAACAGAATACCTGACACTTTGTGAGGTGGAAGTTGATGGTACACTTTCAG AGACTAATGTTGCCAGACTTGGACAAGTGGCTCAGTCTTCAATGTATGGGAATGCCAAACCTGAAAATGCCATTGATGGGAATCGTGCAAGCAACTTCAACCAGGGATCCTGTGCCTGTACAAACAACAACTTGAATCCATGGTGGAGACTTGACCTTTTGAAGACACATAAAATCAACACTGTGACTATCACCAACAGACAAGACTGTTGCCCTGAGAGGATCAATGGAGCTGAGATCCGCATTGGAAATTCACTTAATGACAATGGCAATGCGAATGCCAG ATGTGCTGTAATCTCGTCCATCGCTGCTGGGGCATCACAAACCTTTGCATGTAATGGAATGGAAGGTCGCTACATAAACATCGTTATTCCTGGGAGAACAGAATACCTGACACTTTGTGAGGTGGAAGTTGATGGTACACTTTCAG AGACTAATGTTGCCAGACTTGGACAAGTGGCTCAGTCTTCAATGTATGGGAATGCCAAACCTGAAAATGCCATTGATGGGAATCGTGCAAGCAACTTCAACCAGGGATCCTGTGCCTGTACAAACAACAACTTGAATCCATGGTGGAGACTTGACCTTTTGAAGACACATAAAATCAACACTGTGACTATCACCAACAGACAAGACTGTTGCCCTGAGAGGATCAATGGAGCTGAGATCCGCATTGGAAATTCACTTAATGACAATGGCAATGCGAATGCCAG ATGTGCTGTAATCTCGTCCATCGCTGCTGGGGCATCACAAACCTTTGCATGTAATGGAATGGAAGGTCGCTACATAAACATCGTTATTCCTGGGAGAACAGAATACCTGACACTTTGTGAGGTGGAAGTTGATGGTACACTTTCAG AGACTAATGTTGCCAGACTTGGACAAGTGGCTCAGTCTTCAATGTATGGGAATGCCAAACCTGAAAATGCCATTGATGGGAATCGTGCAAGCAACTTCAACCAGGGATCCTGTGCCTGTACAAACAACAACTTGAATCCATGGTGGAGACTTGACCTTTTGAAGACACATAAAATCAACACTGTGACTATCACCAACAGACAAGACTGTTGCCCTGAGAGGATCAATGGAGCTGAGATCCGCATTGGAAATTCACTTAATGACAATGGCAATGCGAATCCCAG ATGTGCTGTAATCTCGTCCATCGCTGCTGGGGCATCACAAACCTTTGCATGTAATGGAATGGAAGGTCGCTACATAAACATCGTTATTCCTGGGAGAACAGAATACCTGACACTTTGTGAGGTGGAAGTTGATGGTACACTTTCAG AGACTAATGTTGCCAGACGTGGACAAGTGGCTCAGTCTTCAATGTATGGGAATGCCAAACCTGAAAATGCCATTGATGGGAATCGTGCCAGCAACTACTATCAGGAATCCTGTGCCCATACAAACAATGACTTGAATCCATGGTGGAGACTTGACCTTTTGAAGACACATAAAATCAACACTGTGACTATCACCAACAGACAAGACTGTTGCCCTGAGAGGATCAATGGAGCTGAGATCCGCATTGGAAATTCACTTAATGACAATGGCAATGCGAATGCCAG ATGTGCTGTAATCTCGTCCATCGCTGCTGGGGCATCACAAACCTTTGCATGTAATGGAATGGAAGGTCGCTACATAAACATCGTTATTCCTGGGAGAAAAGAATACCTGACACTTTGTGAGGTGGAAGTTGATGGTACACTTTCAG AGACTAATGTTGCCAGACTTGGACAAGTGGCTCAGTCTTCAATGTATGGGAATGCCAAACCTGAAAATGCCATTGATGGGAATCGTGCAAGCAACTTCAACCAGGGATCCTGTGCCTGTACAAACAACAACTTGAATCCATGGTGGAGACTTGACCTTTTGAAGACACATAAAATCAACACTGTGACTATCACCAACAGACAAGACTGTTGCCCTGAGAGGATCAATGGAGCTGAGATCCGCATTGGAAATTCACTTAATGACAATGGCAATGCGAATCCCAG ATGTGCTGTAATCTCGTCCATCGCTGCTGGGGCATCACAAACCTTTGCATGTAATGGAATGGAAGGTCGCTACATAAACATCGTTATTCCTGGGAGAACAGAATACCTGACACTTTGTGAGGTGGAAGTTGATGGTACACTTTCAG AGACTAATGTTGCCAGACTTGGACAAGTGGCTCAGTCTTCAATGTATGGGAATGCCAAACCTGAAAATGCCATTGATGGGAATCGTGCAAGCAACTTCAACCAGGGATCCTGTGCCTGTACAAACAACAACTTGAATCCATGGTGGAGACTTGACCTTTTGAAGACACATAAAATCGACACTGTGACTATCACCAACAGACAAGACTGTTGCCCTGAGAGGATCAATGGAGCTGAGATCCGCATTGGAAATTCACTTAATGACAATGGCAATGCGAATCCCAG ATGTGCTGTAATCTCGTCCATCGCTGCTGGGGCATCACAAACCTTTGCATGTAATGGAATGGAAGGTCGCTACATAAACATCGTTATTCCTGGGAGAACAGAATACCTGACACTTTGTGAGGTGGAAGTTGATGGTACTCAACTCGATTCTTACAAAGAATCTGAGTGTAGCTGGGTctaa